From Coccinella septempunctata chromosome 4, icCocSept1.1, whole genome shotgun sequence, a single genomic window includes:
- the LOC123311545 gene encoding zinc finger protein 426: MFSIFTPAFTFKNRGASPSESITSYVTGSDKLLVPGKVIASNNIAQGSMTLPIEPAKLFGKPDIVQVSVAMSGFGTLMLDSKSEAIWSEDVHWVRAIRLSDDCHNYNIQLKLKPSQRISNNLPNKNISAPQLILQVVRPIVAGQELLLWFSEDILAMLQIAFLTPANIQGQKEYVCLRCGAMYESPNPLKLHITLNCGIHPVTKLWDKLGSILTNSSTSEILEGEIFDFKLVPDTSLTRQKIAMDLTTSTSRRDCLNSITHRPFLENSAFKPFKRNENHIRGAEIGVEGTVNWPLNVANLTSSGNIKEDEAQIESLVSSLGKTKQGHMCVYCGKCYSRKYGLKIHIRTHTGYKPLECKFCKRPFGDPSNLNKHVRLHAEGNTPYRCDLCGKVLVRRRDLERHLKSRHMPETHPDMNIIVSRNSEEDVDDVEKMASPKDDA, encoded by the exons atgttCTCGATATTCACACCCGCGTTTACGTTTAAGAATAGAGGTGCTTCCCCATCTGAATCTATCACCAGCTATGTCACGGGTTCCGATAAGCTTTTGGTACCAGGAAAAGTTATAGCAAGCAATAATATAGCACAGGGTTCGATGACTTTACCAATAGAACCAGCCAAACTTTTTGGCAAACCAGACATTGTCCAG GTTTCAGTTGCAATGAGCGGGTTTGGTACATTGATGTTGGACAGTAAATCTGAAGCGATTTGGTCTGAAGATGTACACTGGGTTAGAGCCATCCGTTTATCTGATGATTGTCATAATTACAATATACAGTTGAAGCTGAAACCATCGCAAAGGATATCTAATAATTTaccgaataaaaatatttctgctCCTCAATTGATTCTTCAAGTAGTGAGGCCTATAGTAGCAGGACAAGAACTATTATTATGGTTTTCTGAAGACATACTGGCAATGCTGCAGATAGCTTTTTTGACTCCAGCCAATATACAAG GCCAAAAAGAATATGTTTGTCTCAGATGTGGAGCCATGTACGAATCCCCGAACCCTCTCAAGCTACACATCACCTTAAATTGTGGAATACATCCAGTAACAAAGTTGTGGGATAAACTCGGTTCCATCCTCACCAACAGCAGCACTTCAGAAATCTTGGAGGGCGAAATTTTCGACTTTAAACTAGTACCTGATACATCTCTAACCCGTCAAAAAATTGCCATGGACTTAACAACTTCAACATCTCGAAGAGATTGCCTTAATAGCATAACTCATAGACCTTTTCTGGAGAATTCAGCCTTCAAACCCTTCAAAAGGAACGAGAACCATATTAGGGGTGCAGAAATTGGAGTTGAAGGAACTGTGAATTGGCCTCTGAACGTGGCTAATTTGACGTCATCAGGGAACATCAAG GAAGATGAAGCACAAATAGAATCTTTGGTCAGCAGTTTAGGAAAGACGAAGCAAGGTCATATGTGTGTTTATTGCGGAAAATGTTACTCAAGAAAATACGGATTGAAGATTCATATAAGAACACACACCGGATACAAGCCCTTAGAATgtaaattttgcaagagaccaTTTGGCGATCCTAGTAACCTCAACAAACATGTTAGATTACATGCCGAAGGAAACACACCATACAG ATGTGATTTATGCGGAAAAGTTTTGGTTAGACGAAGAGATCTGGAGCGGCATTTAAAATCGAGACATATGCCAGAAACCCACCCAGATATGAATATTATCGTCAGTAGAAACAGTGAAGAAGACGTGGATGATGTGGAAAAAATGGCGTCGCCCAAGGATGACGCTTGA